In the Verrucomicrobiota bacterium genome, GGACACCAGAATTCGCTGATCATCTAAAACGTTTTTCCGCGGATTCACGCTACGTTGGAATTCGCATGCGGGAGCGTCCGGGCGGCGAAAAGTTCTTCAATGAAGACGTCTGGAGGGATTTGAAAACATTGGACGCGATGAACAAGACGCTGGATGTTCTGATGTTCCAGTTCAGTCTGAATGACGTCGATAGGGTCGCGAAGCGGAACCCCGATCTAAGGATTCTCATTAACCACGTTGCTGGCGCCAATATTGACGGCAAGGCCGTCGACCCGACTTGGCTGGCTGATCTGAAGAATGTGGCGAAAAACCCGAACGTCTATTGCAAAGTTTCAGGCCTGTTTCAGCAATCGCACCAAAGCCCTGCTCCGAAAGATACG is a window encoding:
- a CDS encoding amidohydrolase family protein, encoding MKNSMKQNTPHCLWSFAITTLLCFAATGCRSVSEKQTFTGVPVIDTHIHLYDTTRDEGLPWPPESDTVLYRPILTKDFNQVAEANGITATVIVEASEWVGDNQWVLDLVKDEPGVYIGLVGSLPIGTPEFADHLKRFSADSRYVGIRMRERPGGEKFFNEDVWRDLKTLDAMNKTLDVLMFQFSLNDVDRVAKRNPDLRILINHVAGANIDGKAVDPTWLADLKNVAKNPNVYCKVSGLFQQSHQSPAPKDT